The proteins below come from a single Dermatophilaceae bacterium Soc4.6 genomic window:
- a CDS encoding (deoxy)nucleoside triphosphate pyrophosphohydrolase, whose product MTSHPRLVVGAALVDDLVRPTRLLAARRSAPPALAGGWELPGGKVDAGEEPLAALHRELEEELGVTVAVGPPLPGPLPDGTWPLGEGHRMRVWVATVTSGTPAPLQDHDRLRWLTSTDLYDVPWLPADLPAARALEGLLSSVVGDPTKP is encoded by the coding sequence GTGACCTCCCACCCGCGTCTCGTCGTGGGCGCGGCCCTCGTCGACGACCTCGTCCGCCCCACCCGTCTGCTCGCCGCCCGCCGCTCCGCGCCGCCAGCTCTCGCCGGTGGCTGGGAGCTGCCCGGCGGCAAGGTCGACGCGGGGGAGGAGCCGCTTGCGGCCCTGCACCGCGAGCTGGAGGAGGAGCTCGGGGTCACCGTGGCGGTGGGGCCGCCGCTGCCCGGGCCGCTGCCCGACGGCACCTGGCCCCTCGGGGAAGGGCACCGGATGCGCGTGTGGGTGGCCACCGTGACGTCGGGCACCCCCGCCCCGCTGCAGGACCACGACCGGCTGCGCTGGCTCACGAGCACTGACCTGTACGACGTGCCGTGGCTGCCCGCCGACCTCCCCGCCGCCCGGGCCCTCGAGGGCCTGCTCTCGAGCGTGGTCGGCGACCCCACGAAACCCTGA
- a CDS encoding ABC transporter substrate-binding protein, with protein sequence MMRTRQGAFTVALGAVVALAAAACSGSGSGGGSTAGSSATAASKGGTLYILNVGPHNGLDPQQSYVGADLEFANRVYARSLTMYTAGEKPELVPDLATDTGTMSDGGKTWAFTLKGDAKWQDGKAVTCDDVKYGISRTFATDVISNGPTYILSFLDVPEDADGAPVYKGPYKPSAAGDAAFNKAITCEGEKLTLHFKKPWADFNQATASLAAFSAFRKDKDKGANSLFDVFSDGPYMLEGTFDANKGGTWVRNPSWTGGDDLRKAYPDKIVDVEGLTTEVIFQRLLANGGEDKNAITFSSAPASLLAQIVGTTSAKDRTFNPTAPYVNYLTPNYQSAAMKNPKIRQAFAMSTNKDAYVTANGGPQVMTPTNAICNPALACYQDSNPFGAPSAGDPVGAKKVLTDAGITTPVPITVVYRKTATADKAYSALKQTWDQGGFNTTLEGITDKYYRTISSAASKSKDVFSAGWGADWPSGSTDIPPLFDGRINITATSSNQDYGYFNDDAVNKAIDAAYLISDAAEREKAWGAIDAMIVADGGVVPLVAQKFVFVAGSNIKNFEINSLLGGYADFANIAVQ encoded by the coding sequence ATGATGCGCACCAGACAGGGCGCCTTCACCGTCGCCCTCGGGGCGGTCGTCGCGCTGGCGGCAGCGGCCTGCAGCGGCTCCGGCTCCGGCGGCGGAAGCACCGCAGGGTCCTCGGCCACCGCGGCCTCCAAGGGCGGAACGCTGTACATCCTCAACGTCGGGCCCCACAACGGTCTCGACCCCCAGCAGAGCTACGTCGGAGCAGACCTCGAGTTCGCCAACCGGGTCTACGCGCGCAGCCTGACGATGTACACCGCCGGCGAGAAGCCGGAGCTGGTCCCCGACCTCGCCACCGACACCGGCACCATGAGCGACGGCGGCAAGACCTGGGCGTTCACGCTCAAGGGCGACGCGAAGTGGCAGGACGGCAAGGCCGTCACCTGCGACGACGTGAAGTACGGCATCTCTCGCACCTTCGCGACGGACGTCATCTCCAACGGTCCGACCTACATCCTCTCCTTCCTCGACGTCCCCGAGGACGCCGACGGCGCTCCGGTCTACAAGGGCCCCTACAAGCCCAGCGCCGCTGGCGACGCCGCCTTCAACAAGGCGATCACCTGCGAGGGCGAGAAGCTCACCCTGCACTTCAAGAAGCCGTGGGCCGACTTCAACCAGGCGACCGCGTCGCTGGCCGCGTTCTCCGCCTTCCGCAAGGACAAGGACAAGGGGGCCAACAGCCTCTTCGACGTGTTCTCCGACGGTCCCTACATGCTCGAGGGCACGTTCGACGCCAACAAGGGCGGGACGTGGGTGCGCAACCCCAGCTGGACCGGTGGCGACGACCTGCGCAAGGCCTACCCCGACAAGATCGTCGACGTCGAGGGCCTGACGACCGAGGTCATCTTCCAGCGTCTCCTGGCCAATGGTGGTGAGGACAAGAACGCGATCACGTTCAGCTCCGCCCCCGCCTCGCTGCTCGCGCAGATCGTCGGCACGACGAGCGCGAAGGACCGCACCTTCAACCCGACTGCGCCCTACGTCAACTACCTGACGCCGAACTACCAGAGCGCCGCGATGAAGAACCCGAAGATCCGCCAGGCCTTCGCGATGTCGACCAACAAGGACGCCTACGTCACGGCCAACGGCGGACCGCAGGTCATGACCCCGACCAACGCCATCTGCAACCCGGCGCTGGCCTGCTACCAGGACTCCAACCCGTTCGGCGCGCCGAGCGCGGGTGACCCGGTCGGTGCCAAGAAGGTGCTGACCGACGCCGGCATCACGACGCCGGTCCCGATCACCGTGGTCTACCGCAAGACGGCGACGGCCGACAAGGCCTACTCGGCGCTCAAGCAGACCTGGGACCAGGGTGGCTTCAACACCACGCTCGAGGGCATCACGGACAAGTACTACCGCACCATCTCGAGTGCGGCGAGCAAGTCCAAGGACGTCTTCTCGGCCGGCTGGGGTGCTGACTGGCCCTCCGGCTCGACCGACATCCCGCCGCTGTTCGACGGTCGGATCAACATCACGGCGACCAGCAGCAACCAGGACTACGGGTACTTCAACGACGACGCGGTCAACAAGGCCATCGACGCTGCGTACCTCATCTCGGACGCCGCTGAGCGTGAGAAGGCCTGGGGCGCCATCGACGCGATGATCGTCGCCGACGGTGGTGTCGTGCCGCTCGTCGCTCAGAAGTTCGTGTTCGTGGCCGGCTCCAACATCAAGAACTTCGAGATCAACTCGCTGCTTGGTGGCTACGCCGACTTCGCGAACATCGCCGTCCAGTAA
- a CDS encoding ABC transporter substrate-binding protein: MEPRAVGLALLAALVLGACTTPPRPPSPSSAGRGGTLQVLLDSPVQHWDPQRIYTGPEAGLSVRMFLRTLTTVAAVGLGVSKDLVPDLATSTGQPSDGGRTWRFTLVGDALWQDGRTITCEDVRYGISRNFARDVLPGGPPYAVSLLDIPLTTDAKGQRVSAYAGPYAQTGQAAYDRAVSCSGSTITFRLKAPTYDFASAVALPAFAPVRKDHDLRAAGNFSVFSAGPYMLEGDWVPGAGGRFVRTRSWVEADDPVRVAYPDVVEIREGLETTTAIQRIIDDQGADRYAVTFADAPPALQRQLLTTPGLSDRVTNPAAASVEYLAPNVRSAVMGNAKARQALAMATNRDAFVTAYGGPSAMTPSFSLLASSLPGRVDRSPFGVGTAGDAVKARAVLVASGLTLPVPLRVAYRQSAEADTAFAALRAGWERAGFAVTLSPVTDDYYAAISAAAAADRYDVVRASWSADWPSGSTVLPPTFDARVNVSTAGPGQDYGYFSDSQVNEAMDRAAATADDAARAAAWGQVDALIAARGGSIPLAQRKHVLVHGSGVVGYQDNPLFGGFPDLARVQLVQG, from the coding sequence ATGGAACCGCGTGCCGTCGGCCTCGCGCTGCTCGCGGCCCTCGTGCTCGGTGCCTGCACGACGCCCCCGCGGCCACCCTCGCCCTCCTCGGCCGGTCGCGGGGGCACCCTCCAGGTGCTCCTCGACAGTCCCGTGCAGCACTGGGACCCGCAGCGCATCTACACCGGGCCCGAGGCGGGCCTGTCGGTGCGGATGTTCCTGCGCACCCTCACGACCGTCGCCGCCGTCGGGCTCGGGGTGTCGAAGGACCTGGTGCCCGACCTCGCGACGAGCACGGGTCAACCCAGCGACGGCGGCCGCACCTGGCGCTTCACGCTGGTCGGCGACGCCCTGTGGCAGGACGGGCGCACGATCACCTGCGAGGACGTGCGCTACGGCATCTCGCGCAACTTCGCGCGCGACGTGCTGCCGGGCGGACCTCCCTACGCCGTCTCCCTGCTCGACATCCCGCTGACGACCGACGCGAAGGGGCAACGCGTCTCGGCCTACGCCGGGCCCTACGCGCAGACCGGTCAGGCGGCCTACGACCGTGCGGTCTCGTGCAGCGGCTCGACCATCACCTTCCGGTTGAAGGCCCCCACCTACGACTTCGCCTCGGCGGTGGCCCTGCCGGCCTTCGCGCCGGTGCGCAAGGACCACGACCTGCGGGCGGCCGGCAACTTCTCGGTCTTCTCCGCCGGCCCCTACATGCTCGAGGGCGACTGGGTGCCCGGCGCCGGCGGCCGCTTCGTGCGCACCCGTTCCTGGGTCGAGGCCGACGACCCCGTGCGGGTCGCCTACCCCGACGTGGTCGAGATCCGCGAGGGGCTCGAGACGACCACGGCCATCCAGCGCATCATCGACGACCAGGGCGCCGACCGGTATGCCGTCACCTTCGCCGACGCGCCCCCGGCCCTGCAGCGACAGCTGCTCACCACCCCGGGCCTGTCGGACCGCGTGACCAACCCCGCCGCGGCGAGTGTGGAGTACCTCGCCCCCAACGTGCGCAGCGCGGTGATGGGCAACGCGAAGGCCCGTCAGGCCCTGGCCATGGCGACCAACCGCGACGCGTTCGTCACCGCCTACGGTGGGCCGTCGGCGATGACGCCGTCGTTCTCGCTCCTCGCGTCGAGCCTTCCTGGCCGGGTCGACCGCAGCCCCTTCGGCGTGGGTACGGCCGGTGACGCCGTCAAGGCCCGGGCCGTGCTCGTGGCGTCGGGCCTGACGCTGCCGGTGCCCCTGCGGGTGGCCTACCGGCAGTCAGCCGAGGCCGACACGGCCTTCGCGGCCCTGCGGGCGGGCTGGGAGCGGGCCGGCTTCGCCGTCACGCTGTCGCCGGTCACCGACGACTACTACGCGGCGATCTCCGCGGCGGCGGCGGCCGACCGCTACGACGTCGTCCGCGCCAGCTGGAGCGCCGACTGGCCGTCGGGTTCCACCGTGCTGCCTCCGACCTTCGACGCCCGGGTCAACGTCTCCACTGCCGGGCCCGGGCAGGACTACGGCTACTTCTCCGACTCGCAGGTCAACGAGGCCATGGACCGGGCCGCGGCCACCGCCGACGACGCGGCCCGGGCCGCGGCGTGGGGGCAGGTCGACGCCCTCATCGCCGCGCGGGGTGGCTCCATCCCCCTGGCCCAGCGCAAGCACGTGCTGGTCCACGGCTCGGGCGTCGTGGGCTACCAGGACAACCCGCTCTTCGGCGGATTCCCCGACCTCGCTCGGGTGCAGCTGGTCCAGGGCTGA
- a CDS encoding ABC transporter permease yields the protein MTIAPGQEDAESRAVDDVTSDGAVAIKGRSPWEIVRARVRRDKVTMGALVVGVLFLLLAVLSPLMRATGIISPDAFHPDLVQGLGSIPEGFAGGISADHWLGVEPGTGRDLLARILTGMTTSLIVAVSATVFSVVIGTLLGLVAGFAGGWVDWTVSRFMDLVLSFPSTLMLLSLQLVLVGSIASAIGQPDSAPTPKILFMIIVLGFFGFPFFARIIRGQVLSLREREFVEAARSLGARRGRIYFKELLPHLWAPLLVYTTLVMPANIAAEAALGFLGVGINPPTASLGAILNDSVAYALPDPAYFLFPGLTVFVLVLSFNLLGDGLRDALDPKAGRS from the coding sequence ATGACCATCGCCCCGGGCCAGGAAGATGCCGAGTCGCGCGCCGTCGACGACGTCACCTCAGACGGTGCCGTCGCGATCAAGGGCCGCTCGCCGTGGGAGATCGTGCGGGCCCGCGTCCGTCGCGACAAGGTCACGATGGGGGCCCTGGTAGTCGGGGTGCTCTTCCTGCTCCTGGCCGTGCTCTCCCCGTTGATGCGCGCCACCGGGATCATCTCGCCCGACGCCTTCCACCCTGACCTCGTCCAGGGGCTGGGCTCCATCCCGGAGGGCTTCGCGGGCGGCATCTCGGCCGACCACTGGCTGGGAGTCGAGCCCGGCACCGGTCGAGACCTGCTGGCCCGCATCCTCACCGGCATGACCACGTCCCTCATCGTCGCGGTGTCGGCCACCGTCTTCTCGGTGGTCATCGGCACCCTGCTGGGTCTGGTCGCCGGCTTCGCCGGCGGATGGGTCGACTGGACGGTCAGCCGGTTCATGGACCTCGTGCTGAGCTTCCCCAGCACCCTCATGCTCCTGTCGCTCCAGCTGGTGCTCGTCGGCAGCATCGCCTCGGCCATCGGGCAGCCCGACAGCGCCCCGACGCCGAAGATCCTCTTCATGATCATCGTGCTCGGCTTCTTCGGCTTCCCGTTCTTCGCCCGCATCATCCGCGGGCAGGTGCTCTCCCTGCGCGAGCGGGAGTTCGTCGAGGCCGCACGGTCCCTCGGCGCGCGGCGGGGCCGCATCTACTTCAAGGAGCTGCTGCCCCACCTCTGGGCGCCGCTGCTCGTCTACACGACGCTCGTCATGCCGGCCAACATCGCGGCCGAGGCGGCGCTGGGCTTCCTGGGGGTCGGCATCAACCCCCCCACCGCGTCCCTCGGGGCCATCCTCAACGACTCGGTGGCCTACGCCCTGCCCGACCCGGCCTACTTCCTCTTCCCCGGGCTCACGGTGTTCGTGCTCGTGCTCTCGTTCAACCTCCTCGGGGACGGCCTGCGGGACGCCCTCGACCCCAAGGCGGGCCGTTCGTGA
- the typA gene encoding translational GTPase TypA, protein MARKTRDDIRNVAIVAHVDHGKTTLVDKMLWQSGAFGEHQHIDERAMDSGDLEREKGITILAKNTAVHYRGKAAIEAGIAEGVTINIIDTPGHADFGGEVERGLSMVDGVVLLVDASEGPLPQTRFVLRKALAAKMPVILCINKVDRPDSRIAEVVDETYELFMDLMDNAADAEGLLDFPIVYASARAGRASLTRPDNGGMPDEDDLEALFQTILDTIPAPVYDDEAPLQAHVTNLDSSNFLGRLALLRVFNGTISKGQQVMWCRHDGTQTRVKITELLMTEALERKPAESAGPGDIIAVAGIPEITIGETLADADDPRPLPLITVDEPAISMTIGTNTSPMVGRVRGSKVTARMVKDRLDKELVGNVSLRILPTERPDSWEVQGRGELALAILVEQMRREGFELTVGKPQVVTRMVDGKMHEPVERLTIDTPEEHLGAITQILAARKGRMEQMTNHGTGWIRMEFLVPSRGLIGFRTLFLTETRGTGIAHHVFEDYEPWFGTITTRTSGSLVSDRKGVVTAYAMVNLQERGVLFQEPTTEVYEGMIVGENSRADDMDVNITKEKKLTNVRASSSDNFEKIVPPRTLSLEQSLEFCREDECVEVTPEAVRIRKLVLDAGERARTSARARSAAKSEAN, encoded by the coding sequence ATGGCTAGGAAGACCCGCGACGACATCCGTAACGTCGCCATCGTCGCCCACGTCGACCACGGCAAGACCACTCTGGTGGACAAGATGCTGTGGCAGTCGGGCGCGTTCGGCGAGCACCAGCACATCGACGAGCGCGCGATGGACTCCGGTGACCTCGAGCGCGAGAAGGGGATCACGATCCTCGCGAAGAACACCGCGGTGCACTACCGCGGCAAGGCCGCGATCGAGGCCGGCATCGCCGAGGGTGTGACCATCAACATCATCGACACCCCCGGGCACGCCGACTTCGGTGGCGAGGTCGAGCGCGGGCTGTCGATGGTCGACGGTGTCGTGCTCCTCGTCGACGCCTCGGAGGGCCCGCTGCCCCAGACTCGCTTCGTGCTGCGCAAGGCGCTCGCGGCCAAGATGCCGGTCATCCTGTGCATCAACAAGGTCGACCGCCCCGACTCGCGCATCGCCGAGGTCGTCGACGAGACCTACGAGCTGTTCATGGACCTGATGGACAACGCCGCTGACGCGGAAGGGCTCCTGGACTTCCCCATCGTCTACGCGTCGGCCCGGGCCGGCCGCGCGTCGCTGACCCGCCCGGACAACGGCGGCATGCCCGACGAGGACGACCTCGAGGCGCTCTTCCAGACCATCCTCGACACCATCCCCGCGCCGGTCTACGACGACGAGGCCCCGCTGCAGGCGCACGTCACCAACCTCGACTCGAGCAACTTCCTCGGTCGTCTGGCCCTGCTGCGCGTCTTCAACGGCACAATCAGCAAGGGCCAGCAGGTGATGTGGTGCCGCCACGACGGCACCCAGACCCGCGTCAAGATCACCGAGCTGCTGATGACCGAGGCCCTCGAGCGCAAGCCGGCCGAGAGCGCCGGCCCCGGCGACATCATCGCCGTCGCGGGCATCCCCGAGATCACCATCGGCGAGACCCTCGCCGACGCCGACGACCCGCGGCCGCTGCCCCTGATCACCGTCGACGAGCCCGCGATCTCGATGACCATCGGCACCAACACCAGCCCGATGGTCGGCCGGGTGCGTGGCTCGAAGGTCACCGCCCGCATGGTCAAGGACCGCCTCGACAAGGAGCTCGTCGGCAACGTGTCGCTGCGCATCCTGCCGACCGAGCGTCCCGACTCGTGGGAGGTGCAGGGCCGTGGCGAGCTGGCCCTGGCCATCCTCGTCGAGCAGATGCGTCGCGAGGGCTTCGAGCTCACCGTGGGCAAGCCGCAGGTCGTCACCCGGATGGTCGACGGCAAGATGCACGAGCCGGTCGAGCGCCTCACGATCGACACCCCCGAGGAGCACCTCGGGGCGATCACCCAGATCCTCGCGGCCCGCAAGGGCCGCATGGAGCAGATGACCAACCACGGCACCGGCTGGATCCGGATGGAGTTCCTCGTGCCGTCGCGCGGGCTCATCGGCTTCCGCACGCTCTTCCTCACCGAGACCCGGGGCACCGGTATCGCCCACCACGTCTTCGAGGACTACGAGCCGTGGTTCGGCACGATCACGACCCGCACGAGCGGCTCGCTGGTCTCCGACCGCAAGGGTGTCGTCACGGCCTACGCCATGGTCAACCTCCAGGAGCGCGGCGTGCTGTTCCAGGAGCCGACGACCGAGGTCTACGAGGGCATGATCGTCGGCGAGAACTCCCGCGCCGACGACATGGACGTCAACATCACGAAGGAGAAGAAGCTCACCAACGTGCGCGCCTCCTCCTCCGACAACTTCGAGAAGATCGTGCCGCCGCGCACCCTCAGCCTCGAGCAGTCGCTCGAGTTCTGCCGCGAGGACGAGTGCGTCGAGGTCACGCCCGAGGCGGTGCGCATCCGCAAGCTCGTGCTCGACGCCGGTGAGCGGGCCCGCACCTCCGCCCGGGCGCGCTCGGCCGCCAAGTCCGAGGCCAACTAG
- a CDS encoding 4a-hydroxytetrahydrobiopterin dehydratase, with the protein MSRLLTDEEITRQLTGLAGWRRSGSALLATYTSPAFAAAVRLVDDVAEVAEQMQHHPDIDIRWTTTHWVLTTHSAGGITQLDIELAHRIAEAATAGHATAEEAS; encoded by the coding sequence ATGTCGCGTCTCCTGACCGACGAGGAGATCACTCGTCAGCTCACCGGCCTCGCGGGGTGGCGGCGCTCCGGCTCCGCGCTCCTGGCCACCTACACCTCCCCCGCCTTCGCCGCCGCCGTGCGGCTGGTCGACGACGTGGCCGAGGTGGCCGAGCAGATGCAGCACCACCCCGACATCGACATCCGCTGGACGACCACCCACTGGGTGCTCACCACCCACTCCGCGGGCGGGATCACCCAGCTCGACATCGAGCTGGCCCACCGCATCGCCGAGGCCGCCACCGCAGGACACGCGACCGCCGAGGAGGCGTCATGA
- a CDS encoding VIT family protein, whose translation MTTDLSPTDGTTDETTGEATGELLPVEPHGDAGSRLNWLRAAVLGANDGIVSTAGVIVGVAGATTDRAPITTAGVAALVAGALSMAVGEYVSVSTQRDTERALIAQETRELEETPDEELEELTRIYQHKGLPRALAEDVAVALTAHDALGAHAEVELQIDPDNLTNPWHAAWASMAAFTVGGIVPLLAALLSSPSLRGPLLIAFVVVALALTGILSSRLGGMPAGRQVGRNVAGGLLAMVVTYGIGHLVGRAI comes from the coding sequence ATGACCACCGACCTGTCCCCCACCGACGGGACGACCGACGAGACGACCGGCGAGGCGACCGGCGAGCTGCTGCCGGTCGAGCCGCACGGCGACGCCGGCAGCCGGCTCAACTGGCTGCGCGCCGCCGTCCTCGGCGCCAACGACGGCATCGTGTCGACCGCCGGGGTCATCGTCGGTGTCGCCGGCGCCACCACCGACCGGGCACCGATCACGACCGCCGGCGTCGCCGCCCTCGTGGCGGGCGCCCTGAGCATGGCCGTGGGTGAGTACGTCTCGGTCAGCACGCAGCGTGACACCGAGAGGGCGCTCATCGCGCAGGAGACCCGCGAGCTCGAGGAGACGCCGGACGAGGAGCTCGAGGAGCTCACCCGGATCTACCAGCACAAGGGCCTGCCCCGCGCCCTCGCGGAGGACGTCGCCGTCGCCCTCACCGCCCACGACGCCCTCGGCGCCCACGCCGAGGTCGAGCTGCAGATCGACCCCGACAACCTCACCAACCCGTGGCACGCGGCGTGGGCGTCGATGGCGGCGTTCACGGTCGGTGGCATCGTTCCCCTGCTGGCCGCGCTGCTCTCCTCGCCCTCGCTGCGGGGGCCGCTGCTGATCGCCTTCGTCGTCGTGGCCCTCGCCCTCACCGGCATCCTCAGCTCTCGCCTCGGAGGCATGCCCGCCGGGCGCCAGGTCGGCCGCAACGTCGCCGGTGGCCTGCTCGCGATGGTGGTCACCTACGGCATCGGCCACCTCGTCGGCAGAGCCATCTAG